The Streptomyces sp. ICC1 DNA window GTCAGCGCGTACCAGACGAACAGCAGCACGGCGAAGGCCGCGGAGATGCCGGCCTGGACGTACTTCTTCTTGTACAGCTGCCAGGCCACGACCAGCACGAGGAGGATCGCGAGGAGCAGCAGCATCGCGTGGACGTTCTCCGCGCCGCCGCGCAGCTTGAGGCTGTCGGTGAAGCCGAACAGGCCGGCGCCCAGCGCCATGCCGCCCGGCATCCAGTTGCCGAAGATCATCGCGGCGAGGCCGATGTAGCCGCGGCCGCCGGTCTGGCCCTCCTGGTAGATCGGGCTGGCCACGATCGACAGGAACACGCCGCCCAGGCCCGCGAGGGCGCCCGAGACGATGACGGCGATGTACTTGTACTTGTAGACGTTGACGCCGAGCGATTCGGCGGCGACGGGGTTCTCGCCGCAGGAGCGCAGCCGCAGGCCGAAGGTGGTGCGCCACAGCACCCACCAGGTGCCGGGGATCAGCAGCAGCGCGACGACGGTCAGCAGCGACAGGCCGGTGACCAGCCCGCCGATGACGCCGGCGAGGTCCGAGATGAAGAACCAGTGCTTGCCCTGGAGGGTCGACATCCAGTCCGACAGCCCTGGCACCGTGATCTTGTAGATCGGCTCGACGCGCGGGGACTGCTTGGAGGAACCGCCCGCGGCGTCCGCGAAGGTGAAGTTCGACAGGTACTGGGTGAAGCCCAGCGCCAGGATGTTGATGGCCACACCGGAGACGATGTGGTTGACGTTGAAGGTGACCGTGATGATCGCGTGCAGCAGGCCGCCGATGGCGCCGCCGATCAGACCGGCCATGACGCCGGTCCACGGGCCCCACTGGTAGCCGGCCCAGGCACCGAACCAGGTGCCGAGGATCATCATGCCTTCGAGGCCGATGTTGACGACGCCCGCGCGCTCGGCCCACAGGCCGCCGAGTCCGGCGAGGCCGATCGGCACGGCGAGGGAGAGCGCCCCGGAGACCTGGCCGACCGAGGTCAGGTCGTTCGCGCCGCTGATCACGCGGACCAGCGAGATCAGCGCGAGGCCGCCCGCGATGATCAGCATCATCCACGGGAGGGTGAGCTTCTTGCGGCCGCCCGGCTTCTTGGGGGCGGCGCTCGTCGCGGAAACGGTGCTGGTGCTCACGCCGCGACCTCCTTGTCGGTCTTGATGGCGCCGCCGGCGGCGAGTTCCTCGCCGACCTTCTGCTGCTGGCGTCGGATCCCGTAACGGCGGACGAGCTCGTAGGAGACGACGACCGCGATCACGATCAGACCCTTCATGATCGTGCCGATCTCCTTCGCGTACCCGGCCGTGTCGAGCGAGGCCGAGGCCTTGTCGATGAAGGCCATCAGGAACGCGGCGAAGAAGATGCCGACCGGGCTGTTGCGTCCGAGCAGCGCGATGGTGATGCCGGTGAAGCCGATGCCGGCCGGGAAGGACAGGTTGTACGTGTGGGTCTCGCCCAGCAGCTGCGGCATGCCGGCGAGGCCGGCGACCGCGCCGGAGATGAGCATCGAGGTGATGATCATCTTCTTGGCGTCCACGCCGGAGGCCTGGGCGGCGGACTCGCTGGCGCCGGTGGCGCGCAGGTCGAAGCCGAAGCGGGTCCGGTTCAGTCCGAACCAGTAGACGATGCCCAGGGCGAAGGCGACGAAGGTGAAGCCGTAGATCTCCAGGCCGTCGCCGATCGGGAGCGCCGGGAACCAGCCGGACGAGGCGATGTCGCCCGTGGTCAGGTCGTTCGAGCCCGCGGGCTGGACGCCGAGGTTCTTCGGCAGGATCAGATAGGCGATCAGGCTGGTCGCGATGGCGTTCAGCATGATCGTGGAGACGACCTCGCTGACTCCGCGCTTGGCCTTCAGGACACCCGCGATACCGGCCCAGAAGGCACCGGTCAGCATGGCGACGACCACGATCAGCAGGATGTGCAGCGGCCCGGGCAGGGATACGGCGGTGCCGACCACGGCCGAGATCATCGCGGCGAGCCGGTACTGGCCGTCGACGCCGATGTTGAAGAGGTTCATCCGGAAGCCGATGGCCACGGCCAGGGCCGCCAGGTAGTAGGTGCCCGCCTGGTTCACGATCAGGATCTGGATGTCCTGGAAACCGGCGTTCTCCACCATCAGGCGCAGCGGTTCGATCGGGTTGATGCCCGTCGCGCCCAGCACGGCCATGGTC harbors:
- a CDS encoding ABC transporter permease, whose protein sequence is MKKLDKDRLLLGFAGPALALVTAFVLTMAVLGATGINPIEPLRLMVENAGFQDIQILIVNQAGTYYLAALAVAIGFRMNLFNIGVDGQYRLAAMISAVVGTAVSLPGPLHILLIVVVAMLTGAFWAGIAGVLKAKRGVSEVVSTIMLNAIATSLIAYLILPKNLGVQPAGSNDLTTGDIASSGWFPALPIGDGLEIYGFTFVAFALGIVYWFGLNRTRFGFDLRATGASESAAQASGVDAKKMIITSMLISGAVAGLAGMPQLLGETHTYNLSFPAGIGFTGITIALLGRNSPVGIFFAAFLMAFIDKASASLDTAGYAKEIGTIMKGLIVIAVVVSYELVRRYGIRRQQQKVGEELAAGGAIKTDKEVAA
- a CDS encoding ABC transporter permease → MSTSTVSATSAAPKKPGGRKKLTLPWMMLIIAGGLALISLVRVISGANDLTSVGQVSGALSLAVPIGLAGLGGLWAERAGVVNIGLEGMMILGTWFGAWAGYQWGPWTGVMAGLIGGAIGGLLHAIITVTFNVNHIVSGVAINILALGFTQYLSNFTFADAAGGSSKQSPRVEPIYKITVPGLSDWMSTLQGKHWFFISDLAGVIGGLVTGLSLLTVVALLLIPGTWWVLWRTTFGLRLRSCGENPVAAESLGVNVYKYKYIAVIVSGALAGLGGVFLSIVASPIYQEGQTGGRGYIGLAAMIFGNWMPGGMALGAGLFGFTDSLKLRGGAENVHAMLLLLAILLVLVVAWQLYKKKYVQAGISAAFAVLLFVWYALTDAVPSQFVDAAPYLTTLLVLALSAQRLRMPKADGMPYRKGQGK